In the genome of Candidatus Omnitrophota bacterium, one region contains:
- a CDS encoding citrate/2-methylcitrate synthase, producing the protein MDELHMNTKDITALVLDAAKKARKETSGEGGYASRTSIAWPVNCIVGPGLEGAIACESKIGYVNGVKGALIYRGYDIFDLCAYSTFEEVSYLLIFGKLPTSAQLNGFKKELIEARKITETLRMLMGFPVEKMKAMSALRMGTNFLRHEFSYIDQDDHEIDLKSVIGSDEDSIPMETVPRGEKHAIYEFKRKKRRKTSSRHLHSAAGYKSCYSLISGIACIAGAVNRLREGRLPIEPREDLSHAGHLLYMMTGRMPTPAEERIMDISLILHADHGMNASTFAAMVVASTLSDLYFSVGAGIAALNGPLHGGANEQVIRMLQEIGSVDNVKPWFQRAQLEKRKIMGFGHRVYKAYDPRARVLRPMAEYLAASNKEAAKLFKIAGSLEKITVSSLGKEKKIFPNVDFYSGILYQALGISPHMFTPIFAVSRVSGWAARVMEYMQNNRIFRPRAIYSGTFDEKYVPIRNRR; encoded by the coding sequence ATGGACGAATTACACATGAACACGAAAGATATAACGGCCCTGGTGCTCGACGCGGCCAAAAAAGCCAGGAAAGAGACCAGTGGAGAGGGCGGGTACGCCTCCAGGACGTCTATTGCCTGGCCGGTCAATTGCATAGTCGGCCCCGGGCTCGAAGGCGCCATAGCGTGCGAAAGCAAGATAGGGTATGTTAACGGCGTTAAGGGGGCCTTGATATACAGGGGCTACGACATATTCGACCTTTGCGCGTATTCCACGTTCGAGGAAGTATCGTATCTGCTTATTTTCGGTAAGCTCCCCACGAGCGCTCAACTTAATGGGTTTAAAAAGGAGCTGATCGAGGCACGTAAGATAACCGAGACCCTGCGCATGCTTATGGGGTTCCCGGTGGAAAAGATGAAAGCCATGTCCGCGCTCAGGATGGGAACGAATTTCCTGAGGCACGAGTTCTCCTACATAGATCAGGACGATCATGAAATTGACCTTAAAAGCGTGATAGGCTCCGATGAGGACTCTATCCCGATGGAAACGGTGCCTCGCGGGGAAAAGCACGCGATATACGAGTTCAAGAGGAAAAAACGTCGAAAGACCAGTTCCAGGCATCTCCATTCAGCCGCGGGATATAAGTCGTGTTACAGCCTCATATCGGGCATAGCCTGCATAGCGGGCGCGGTGAACCGCCTGAGGGAAGGGAGGCTTCCGATAGAGCCGCGTGAGGACCTTAGCCATGCCGGCCATCTCCTCTATATGATGACAGGCAGGATGCCGACACCGGCGGAGGAACGCATCATGGACATATCGCTTATACTTCACGCTGATCACGGCATGAACGCGAGCACGTTCGCGGCCATGGTGGTAGCGTCGACACTTTCAGACCTGTATTTTTCCGTAGGCGCCGGTATAGCCGCGCTTAACGGGCCGCTTCATGGCGGGGCCAACGAGCAGGTCATCCGTATGCTCCAGGAGATAGGGAGCGTTGATAACGTGAAACCATGGTTCCAACGGGCCCAGCTGGAGAAGCGGAAGATAATGGGCTTCGGGCACAGAGTATATAAAGCCTATGACCCGAGAGCCAGGGTGCTGAGGCCGATGGCGGAATATCTTGCCGCGAGCAATAAGGAAGCGGCAAAGCTTTTCAAAATAGCCGGGTCCCTGGAAAAGATAACGGTGTCCAGCCTCGGGAAAGAAAAGAAGATATTCCCCAACGTGGATTTTTACTCGGGCATACTTTACCAGGCGCTCGGGATATCGCCCCATATGTTCACACCCATATTCGCTGTAAGCCGGGTGTCAGGATGGGCGGCAAGGGTCATGGAGTATATGCAGAATAACAGGATATTCCGCCCGCGTGCCATATATTCCGG
- a CDS encoding mechanosensitive ion channel produces MRSRSSISKIIAAMACLLMPSVMANAQDAVASAGTALQDKIDTAKKLMDTLIEFCVKYSFQVLGGIIVILLGFLAARIISRLFGEFLKSHNVDVTISKFLVSIVKMLVIAFAFLIALGSFGITIAPFIAGLSVIGFGASFAVQGPLSNYAAGITLIFTKPFKVGDIVEVSSVAGTVMDMTLARTELRTIDGTTIYIPNKNIIGEVIHNFTEFKKLDLTIGVSYDTDMGKAINIIKEVVRGDDRIAAQPEPKVGISEFADSSVNIYCRLWCKPGVYWDVMFDVNRKVFDAFANNGITIPFPQRDVHIIGGTGEKIA; encoded by the coding sequence ATGAGGAGCCGGTCAAGTATCTCAAAAATTATAGCGGCGATGGCGTGTCTCTTAATGCCGTCCGTAATGGCGAACGCCCAGGACGCCGTAGCCAGTGCCGGGACCGCGTTACAGGACAAGATAGATACCGCGAAGAAACTGATGGATACGCTGATAGAATTCTGCGTCAAATACAGTTTCCAGGTGCTGGGCGGCATCATAGTCATATTGTTGGGGTTCCTGGCCGCCAGGATAATCAGCAGGCTTTTCGGTGAGTTCCTGAAAAGTCACAATGTGGACGTGACCATATCCAAATTCCTCGTCAGCATAGTGAAGATGCTCGTTATCGCGTTCGCTTTCCTGATAGCCCTGGGGAGTTTCGGCATAACGATAGCCCCGTTCATAGCGGGCCTCAGTGTCATAGGTTTCGGCGCGAGTTTCGCCGTACAGGGCCCGCTTTCCAACTACGCGGCAGGTATTACGCTCATATTCACCAAACCGTTCAAGGTGGGAGACATAGTGGAAGTAAGCTCGGTGGCGGGTACGGTGATGGACATGACGCTTGCCAGGACCGAACTAAGGACCATTGACGGCACCACCATCTATATACCCAACAAGAACATAATCGGCGAGGTGATACATAACTTTACGGAATTCAAGAAACTGGACCTTACCATCGGCGTAAGCTATGATACCGATATGGGCAAGGCTATCAATATCATCAAGGAAGTGGTAAGGGGAGACGATCGCATAGCGGCCCAGCCTGAGCCTAAAGTCGGTATCTCCGAATTCGCGGATTCAAGCGTCAATATATATTGCCGTCTATGGTGCAAACCGGGGGTCTACTGGGATGTCATGTTCGACGTGAACAGAAAGGTGTTTGACGCGTTCGCGAATAACGGTATCACTATACCTTTCCCGCAAAGGGATGTGCATATTATAGGCGGAACAGGGGAAAAAATAGCTTGA
- a CDS encoding DUF2892 domain-containing protein: MTMGSMLRGIAGFFILLSLVLAYYVDARWLWFTAFVGLNLLQSAFTGWCPMMAILKKAGIKD; this comes from the coding sequence ATGACGATGGGAAGCATGTTAAGGGGGATAGCCGGGTTCTTTATATTACTAAGCCTGGTGCTGGCGTATTATGTCGATGCCAGATGGCTGTGGTTCACCGCCTTTGTGGGACTGAACCTCTTGCAGTCAGCTTTCACTGGCTGGTGCCCCATGATGGCGATACTTAAGAAGGCGGGCATCAAGGATTGA
- a CDS encoding outer membrane lipoprotein-sorting protein — translation MKNIMSICVVVALVLSAGHVRAAEVDDIVAKANEAMYYQAGDGRADVKMTVTDSLGRTRERGMTILRKDTGVDGKQKYYVYFHQPDDVRGMTYLVWKNVGTDDDRWLYLPALDLVRRVAASDKRSSFVGTNFAYEDISGRGTEEDGHTLLGEENGMYKIKSVPKDPGSVEFSYFITWVDMNDFIPRKAEYYDKNGTLYKTIEALEVKDVGGFPTVVKMKATDFNAGSNTVSEFSDVKYDLGTDENIFSERFLRRPPRQYIDKQ, via the coding sequence ATGAAGAACATCATGTCGATATGCGTGGTAGTGGCGCTTGTCCTGTCGGCAGGGCATGTAAGGGCCGCGGAAGTGGACGACATAGTCGCTAAGGCTAATGAGGCGATGTATTACCAGGCGGGCGACGGCCGTGCGGACGTAAAGATGACGGTTACGGATTCCCTGGGACGGACAAGGGAAAGGGGCATGACCATACTTCGCAAGGATACGGGCGTGGACGGGAAACAGAAGTATTATGTTTATTTTCACCAGCCTGATGACGTGCGTGGGATGACATACCTTGTCTGGAAGAACGTGGGGACCGATGACGACAGGTGGCTGTATCTCCCGGCGCTTGACCTGGTGAGAAGGGTGGCCGCGAGCGACAAAAGGTCGAGCTTTGTAGGCACGAATTTCGCTTACGAGGATATATCGGGAAGAGGTACGGAGGAGGACGGGCATACGCTTCTCGGCGAGGAGAACGGGATGTACAAGATAAAAAGCGTGCCTAAGGACCCGGGCTCTGTCGAGTTCTCATACTTTATCACCTGGGTGGACATGAACGACTTCATTCCGCGTAAGGCGGAGTATTATGACAAGAACGGGACACTTTACAAGACGATCGAGGCCCTTGAGGTAAAGGATGTGGGAGGGTTCCCCACCGTGGTCAAGATGAAGGCGACCGACTTTAACGCGGGGTCAAATACCGTGTCGGAATTCTCGGACGTGAAGTATGACCTGGGAACAGATGAGAATATATTTTCGGAAAGGTTCCTGAGAAGACCGCCCAGACAATACATAGATAAGCAGTAA
- a CDS encoding MMPL family transporter codes for MFKKLIEFSVKRPRLIMGIVAVMIVASLAQYPKIKVDTDPENMLPDNEAVRVFHNNVKKEFGLYDFIVLGIVNDKDPAGVFNPGTLEKVYNIAGAVQKMNGVIAYELISPTTKDDIMQDGVGTVRFQWLMGPPPYTVERSDEIRERAMENPLFYGTIISENGKALCLYIPIKAKNMSYRISREIRSITDGYKGEEKYYITGLPVANDTFGFEMFVQMAVSAPAAMLIIFILMMLFFRKINLVLAPIILAGITVIVTMGLLIGMGFTVHIMSSMIPIFLMPIAVLDSVHILSEFYEKYKKSSDRKEAILWTMDDLFMPMLFTSLTTTAGFLSLAFAPIPPVQVFGVFVAIGVMLAWILTMTFIPAAISLMRPESFKNFGVSEEHAESGIMNALLSAIGRFSVNRWKAVLIGTLAIVIVSLYGITRIVINDNPVKWFSPKHEIRIADKVLNEHFGGTYTAYLVMTSDGPEKELFKDPEMLRYVERLQAYLLRKGNVGKSTSLADLTKKIYYELLGGDKANNVIPSTRQAVAQTLISFQNSHKPDDLWHFVTPDYSRVNIWVQLTSGDNRDMTRVVNEVKEFMRENRPPEPVKVNWAGLTYINVVWQDRMVGGMLMNFLGSFIIVLFMMIFLFRSPIRGLISMIPLTVTIVFIYSLLGYTGKNYDMPVAVLSALTLGLSVDFAIHFLQRAREIYARAGNWPDTAKEMFAEPGRAILRNALIISIGFLPLLAAPLVPYKTVGMFMFLIMVTSSVGTLLILPAIITAMPKVIFEEVAGPFTCKCSYCVLTGAFVAGAVAYVLAGYLGITWSAVTAVSVVVVAVISGICNIVSRGRICIKDPAR; via the coding sequence ATGTTCAAAAAACTTATAGAGTTCTCGGTAAAAAGACCGCGTCTTATCATGGGTATAGTAGCGGTCATGATAGTCGCCAGCCTCGCGCAGTATCCGAAGATAAAGGTGGATACCGATCCGGAGAACATGTTGCCGGATAATGAAGCTGTCAGGGTGTTCCATAACAACGTAAAAAAAGAGTTCGGATTATACGATTTTATAGTCCTGGGGATAGTGAACGACAAGGACCCGGCCGGGGTGTTCAACCCCGGTACGCTGGAAAAGGTCTATAACATAGCCGGCGCCGTGCAAAAAATGAACGGGGTAATAGCGTATGAACTGATAAGCCCTACGACGAAAGACGACATAATGCAGGACGGCGTAGGGACCGTGAGGTTCCAATGGCTGATGGGGCCACCGCCGTATACCGTGGAGAGATCCGATGAAATACGGGAAAGGGCGATGGAGAACCCGCTTTTTTACGGGACGATAATATCCGAGAACGGAAAGGCGTTGTGCCTTTACATCCCGATAAAAGCCAAGAATATGAGCTATCGCATATCCCGCGAGATAAGGTCCATAACGGACGGATATAAGGGCGAGGAGAAGTATTATATAACCGGGCTCCCGGTGGCCAATGATACGTTCGGGTTCGAGATGTTCGTGCAGATGGCGGTATCCGCGCCCGCGGCCATGCTCATAATCTTCATACTGATGATGCTGTTCTTCAGGAAGATAAACCTGGTCCTGGCCCCGATCATCCTGGCCGGTATAACCGTCATAGTCACCATGGGGCTCCTTATCGGTATGGGGTTCACGGTACATATCATGAGCTCGATGATACCCATATTCCTTATGCCGATAGCGGTGCTTGACTCAGTGCACATACTGAGCGAGTTCTATGAAAAATATAAGAAAAGTAGCGACAGGAAAGAGGCGATACTATGGACCATGGATGATCTTTTTATGCCGATGCTCTTTACTTCGCTCACTACCACGGCCGGCTTTCTGTCGCTGGCTTTCGCGCCTATCCCCCCGGTACAGGTCTTCGGTGTTTTCGTGGCCATAGGAGTAATGCTGGCGTGGATACTGACAATGACGTTCATACCGGCGGCCATATCGCTCATGCGGCCCGAAAGTTTCAAGAATTTCGGCGTAAGCGAAGAACACGCCGAGTCAGGAATAATGAACGCGTTACTTAGCGCCATCGGCAGGTTCTCCGTCAACCGGTGGAAAGCCGTACTTATAGGCACGCTGGCAATAGTCATCGTTTCCCTGTACGGGATAACGCGCATAGTAATAAATGACAATCCGGTGAAATGGTTCTCCCCTAAACACGAGATACGGATAGCCGACAAGGTGCTTAACGAGCATTTCGGGGGGACTTATACGGCATATCTTGTCATGACGTCGGATGGGCCTGAAAAGGAGCTCTTCAAGGACCCGGAGATGCTTAGATACGTCGAAAGATTGCAGGCATATCTTTTGCGGAAAGGGAACGTGGGAAAATCCACTTCGCTCGCTGATCTTACCAAAAAGATATATTATGAACTCTTGGGCGGGGATAAGGCGAACAATGTTATCCCGTCCACGCGTCAGGCTGTCGCCCAGACGCTCATCTCTTTCCAGAATTCGCACAAGCCCGATGATCTATGGCATTTCGTCACCCCGGATTATTCCAGGGTGAACATATGGGTACAACTGACGTCCGGCGATAACCGGGATATGACCCGGGTGGTCAATGAGGTAAAGGAATTTATGCGGGAGAACCGTCCGCCGGAACCGGTAAAAGTGAACTGGGCGGGGCTTACCTACATTAACGTTGTATGGCAGGACCGGATGGTAGGCGGTATGCTCATGAATTTCCTGGGAAGCTTCATAATAGTTCTTTTCATGATGATATTCCTTTTCAGGTCGCCCATAAGAGGCCTTATCTCCATGATACCGCTTACGGTGACCATTGTGTTCATCTACAGCTTGCTGGGGTATACGGGTAAGAATTACGATATGCCCGTCGCGGTGCTGTCGGCGCTTACGCTCGGACTGTCCGTGGATTTCGCTATACATTTCCTGCAAAGGGCGAGGGAGATATACGCGCGTGCAGGGAACTGGCCGGATACCGCGAAAGAAATGTTCGCTGAACCGGGACGGGCCATATTGAGGAACGCGCTTATCATCTCAATAGGGTTCCTGCCGCTATTGGCGGCTCCGCTCGTACCATATAAGACGGTCGGAATGTTCATGTTCCTTATTATGGTTACATCAAGCGTGGGGACCCTGCTTATACTGCCGGCCATAATAACGGCTATGCCGAAAGTGATATTCGAAGAGGTCGCGGGACCGTTCACATGTAAATGCTCATATTGCGTACTTACGGGCGCGTTCGTGGCGGGCGCGGTCGCGTATGTGTTGGCTGGATATCTGGGGATAACGTGGAGTGCCGTAACGGCCGTTTCGGTGGTGGTTGTTGCCGTGATATCCGGCATCTGTAATATTGTCTCGCGTGGCAGGATATGTATAAAAGATCCTGCGCGATAA
- a CDS encoding metalloregulator ArsR/SmtB family transcription factor, whose translation MGIDNEKDSDILKAMAHPVRLRMIRGLLAHECNVNSIVGELGLPQSTVSQHLAILKSRGIIAAKKDGVRTCYRVIDKRVAALVKVLDSR comes from the coding sequence ATGGGTATAGACAACGAGAAGGATAGTGACATACTGAAGGCCATGGCCCATCCTGTAAGGCTGAGGATGATAAGGGGGCTCTTGGCCCATGAATGCAACGTCAACAGTATAGTGGGTGAACTGGGCCTGCCACAATCCACGGTATCACAGCACCTAGCCATACTGAAAAGCCGCGGTATAATCGCCGCAAAAAAGGATGGCGTCAGGACATGCTACAGGGTCATTGATAAAAGGGTAGCCGCGCTGGTCAAGGTCCTTGACTCCAGGTAG